TCGATGAACTCGGCGGCGCCGGCCCGGTCGGGCTTCACCCGGTAGTGCGAACTCGTCGGCAGCCCCCAGGACTGCAGCAGCGTGTAGACCTCGGACTGCGAGTCCACGGGAGGGTTCGGCCACGCGCCGATGCCGTGCACGAGCATCCGGAGCCGACCGAGCCGTGCACGCATGAGGGCGAGCTGTGCCTCGGTCTTGTTCTCGGACTTCTGCCGGAGCGAACCGCTCGCGGCGTTGCGGGCGTTGGCGAAGAGGCGGTCGCCGGCAGCCAGTTGCGCGGCGTTCAGGTCATCGAACGCGGCGGTCGGGAAGAAGATCTCCCCACGCACCTCCATGAGCGCCGGCGGCGCCACCGGTTCACCGGGCCGGGTGCCCTCCGCTCCGCTCTGCCATTCGAGCGACTTCGGGATACCTGGAATGAGTGCGACGTTCTCGGTGACATCTTCGCCGACGACCCCGTCGCCCCGGGTCGCCGCGGAGACCAGCTCACCGTTCTCGTACCGGAGGTTCATCGCCAGTCCGTCGATCTTGAGCTCGCAGAGGTAGTGCACGCTTCGCCCAGAGTCTCGTTCGACCTTCGACGCCCACTCCGCGAACTCGTCGAGCGAGAAGACGTTGTCGAGGCTCAGCATGCGTTCGGCATGCTCGACCGGCGAGAACAGGGTGGTCTCGGCCCGGCCCCCGACGGTCTGGGTCGGGCTGTCCTGGCTCTGCAGCTCGGGGAACAGCCGCTCGAGCTCGCCGAGCCGGCGGAGCAGGGAGTCGTATTCCTCATCGGAGACGAGCGACGCATCACGGTCGTAGTAGGAGTCGCGCAGCTGCTGGATCTTCGCCGTCGCCGACGATGCCTCGGCCGCTGCCGCTTCGAGGCTCAGGTCTTCGGTGTTCTCAGCCATGGCTCAGGAGGCGTCCGCCGGAGCCCGACCCGCCGACACCGCTCCGACAGGCACAGCACTCACCGTGCGATCGATGGTCGTCTGCCCGAGAACGCGCGTGCCGATGTAGACCACCGCCGTCTGCCCGGGTGAGACGCCCACCAGCGGCTCGTGCGGACGGATGACCAGCTCCCGCGCACCGTCGACCGCACCCCCGGCAATTCCGTCGACAGAACCCCCGGCGGGAACGCCAGCACCATCGAGCCCCCCGGATGCCATCACCACCGGCGCCGTCACGACCTGCGCTGTCGCCGGCACCGGGTCGGCGTGCGCACGGATTTGCACCTCACACTCGAACGCCAGCTCCGGATGCTCGGGGGCGAGCCCCGCCCAGGTGAACCGTGACCCGGCGATCTCACCGATGGCCAGCGCCTCCTTCGGGCCGACCACCACCGTGTTCGTCGCCGGCTTCACCTCGAGCACGAAGCGGCGTCGGCCGTCTTCGGCCAGGCTGCCGAGGTGGAGACCCCGCCGCTGACCGACCGTGAACCCCCTCGCGCCGTCGTGGCTGCCCACCACTGTTCCGTCGCGTTCGACGATCTCGCCGCCCGGCTGGGTGCCGACCTTGTCGGCCAGCCAGCCGCGGGTGTCTCCGTCGGGGATGAAGCAGATGTCGTGACTGTCTGGCTTGTTGGCCACGCTGAAGCCGCGCTCCGCCGCCTCCGCGCGCACGAGCGCCTTCGATGGCGTCGCTCCGAGCGGGAACATCGAGTGCGCGAGCTGCTCCGCGGTCAGCACCCCCAGCACGTAGCTCTGGTCTTTCGCCCAGGCGCTCGCCCGGTGCAGCTCACGATTGCCGTCGGCATCGGTGAGGATCGTGGCGTAGTGACCGGTGGCGACCGCGTCGAAACCCAGGTCGAGCGCCTTCTCGAGGAGGGCGGCGAACTTGATGCGCTCGTTGCACCTCATGCAGGGGTTGGGTGTGCGGCCGGCCTCGTATTCCGCGATGAAGTCGTCGACCACGTCGAGCTTGAACCGCTCGGAGAAGTCCCACACGTAATAGGGGATGCCGATGATGTTCGCTGCCCGCTGCGCGTCGGAGGAGTCTTCGATGGTGCAGCACCCCCGGCTGCCGGTTCGGAGGGTGCCGGGCATCCGGCTGAGAGCCAGGTGCACCCCCACGACGTCGTGCCCCGCCTCCACCGCGCGTGCCGCGGCCACCGCGGAATCGACGCCGCCACTCATTGCTGCCAGAACCTTCATGTTTAAAGTGTAGGTGCCGCCACCGACGCCGGCCGGGGCTTGCTCACATCTGTGGAGAACTCGCGACACGGCCCGGCTGTGGAGGACGCTGACACGAAGTCTCCAGACTGTTCGGCGATGATGGCAGGGATGTCGTTGCTCTCCTCTCCTCCCCGCACCCCGTCGGCCCCCGCCGGCGCGTTCGGCGCGGCCACCGACGGATCGGCTGGCCAGCGCTCCCGGCAGCAGCGCCTCCGCCGGCCCGCTCTCGCCGTGTGCGTGGTGCTCTTCTCCGTGCTGCTGGCGGCCCTCTTCCTCTTCCACCGCTCGGTTCCGGATGTCGCGGGCGTCGGGCTGCTCGTCGACAGTGTCTCGCCGTGGTTCGGCCTGTTCATCCCGGTGCTGGCCGCTCTCGCCCTCGCGAGCCGCTACCGCCGGACGCTCGCCGGAGTGCTGGTGCCGGTCGTGGTCTGGGCGCTGCTGTTCGGTCCGGGCATCCTGCCGCTGCAGACCGACGCGGCGGCCTCGACCGGTACAGCAGCCACGGCCGATACAGCAGCCACGGCCGGCGCGACCACCGCCGAGCTGACCGTCGCCAGCCAGAACATCGAGGCCTCGTCGGGAACGGGTGACATCTCGGCCCGCGCTCTGGCCGCCACGGGCGCCGACGTGATCGCACTCGAAGAGATGACCACCGACGACTTCGACGCGATCTCCGCGACGCTCGCCGCCCAGTATCCCTACTCCTACGGGGTCGGAACGGTGGGGCTCTGGAGCACGTACCCCGTCGTGAACGCACAGCCGCTCACCCTCGGGCTCGGCTGGAACCGTGCCCTCGCCGCCGACCTCCAGACGCCGCAGGGGCTGGTGAGCATCTACGTGATCCATGCCGCGTCGGCCCGGCCCGGCGACGTCTCCGCGCGCGACTCGATGCTCGAGGCGCTGGCCGAAACGCTGCCGAACGACGAGAACGAGCGCGTCATCGCTGTGGGCGACTTCAACGCGGCATCCACCGACCGTTCGCTCGTCGGGATCGACGGCCAGCTCGCCGAACCCAACCAGACCGACGGAATGTTCGGCAACACCTGGCCGTCGAACCTCCCCGTGACGCGCCTCGACCACCTCTTCCAACGCGGAATGACGCCGACGTCGAACACGACGTTCCCGGCCGGGGCCAGCGACCACCGGGCAATCCTGACGACACTCCGGCTCTGAGCCGCTCGGCCGGACCGACCGGTGGCGCGAGTCGCGTGGCCACGCGCGGGGCGAGCACGCCGCGGGCACGGCGGATCTCGCGGGCATGCGGGTCGCCCCGGTGCCACTCGCGCCGGGTGGCGTGGGCGGAACGCTGCCGCGCAACATCCTTCTCGACGGGGCTGGGCCGTTCTAAGCTGACGGAATGACCGACGACGCGCTCCGAATCGCCCAAGAGGAGGCCGCCGCAGCGGTCGAAGCCGCCCGCCAGGCGCAGGAGGCAGCCGAGGCCGCGCTGAAGCGGGCGCAGGATGCCCAGGCCACCGCCGTGGCGAACGCCGCCGCCGCGCAGGCCGCTGCCGCGCAGGCCGCCGCGACCGCGTCCACCACGGCTGTTGATGCCGAGCCCGCCCCCACGGTGCCCGCCAGTGCCGCCGCCGCCAGCCCCACGACATCCACCACAGCACCAGCGACCGGCGCCACCCCGCCCGCCGCACCCGCCAGCCCCGCGACATCCACCAGCGCCGCCACCGCTGCAACCGCCGGCGCCACCCCAGCCATCGGCCCCCTCGACCCCGCCGCCGTCGACACCATCCGCGCCGGCTACGCCTTCACCGGCCCCGCCCTCGAGATGGGTGCGCTCGTCAACGGCGACGCCCTCCCCGGAGTGCAGGTGCGCATCCCGCTCGCCATGACCAACCGCCACGGGCTCGTCGCCGGCGCCACCGGAACCGGCAAGACAAAGACTCTGCAGGTGCTCGCCGAACAGCTGGCGGCAGCCGGGGTTCCCGTCTTCGCCGCCGACATCAAGGGCGACCTCTCGGGGATCGCCAGCGCCGGCGCCAGCAGTCCGAAACTGCTCGAACGCACCGGCGGCATCGGCCAGGACTGGCAACCGCAAGCCACGACGACCGAATTCTTCAGCCTCGGCGGCATCGGAAGAGGCGTGCCGATCCGAGCCACCGTCGCCGGCTTCGGCCCCCTCCTGATGAGCAAAGTGCTGGGCCTGAACGACACCCAGGAGTCGAGTCTCGGCCTCGTCTTCCACTACGCCGACACAGCCGGCCTGCCGCTCCTCGACCTGAGCGACCTCCGCGCGGTGCTGAGCTTCCTCGCCAGCGACGACGGACGGAAGGAACTCGTCGACCTCGGCGGCATCTCCCCCGCGACCGTCGGCGTGATCCTCCGCGAGCTCATCACGTTCGCCGACCAGGGTGCCGACGTGTTCTTCGGCGAGACCGAGATCGACACGGCCGAGTTCCTCCGCACGACCGCCGACGGCCGCGGCATCGTCAGCCTGCTCGAAGTGCCGGGCGTCGCCGACAAACCCGCGCTCTTCTCCACGTTCCTCATGTGGTTGCTGGCGGACCTCTACAACGACCTGCCCGAGGTCGGCGACCTCGACAAGCCGAAACTCGTCTTCTTCTTCGACGAGGCGCACCTGCTCTTCTCCGGTGCGTCCAAGGATTTCATCACCTCCATCACCCAGACCGTGCGACTGATCCGCTCGAAGGGCGTCGGCATCTTCTTCGTCACGCAGACCCCGAAGGACGTGCCCGGCGATGTGCTCGCCCAGCTCGGCTCGCGCATCCAGCACCAGCTGCGCGCTTTCACCCCCGACGATGCGAAATCGCTCCGCGCGACCGTCTCGACCTACCCGAAATCGGACTACGACCTTGCCGAAGTGCTACAGAATCTCGCAACCGGGGAGGCGATCGTCACGGTCATGAACGAGCGCGGCGCCCCCAGCCCCGTCGCGTGGACGCGCCTCCGTGCGCCACAGGGGTCGATGTCTCCGACTCCGGATGATCGGATCGACGCTGCCGTTGCAGCCTCCCCGCTCCTGCCGACGTACGGACCGGTCATCGATCGCGAGTCCGCGCGAGAGATCCTCACGGCGAAACTCAATGCCGCGTCGGATGCCGCAGCCGCCGCCGCGCAGGCGGTCGCCGACGCGAAAGCTGCCGCGGAGGCCGCCAAGCAGCAGGCCGCCGCCGCGAAGGCGCAGCAGAAGGCGGCCTCCGACGCGGCCAGAGCGGAGGCGAAGGCCGAGGCCGACTACGAACGGCAGCTCGCGAAGGCACGGGCGGCGGATGCGGCGGCCGACCGCGAGCGGAACCGCCGGGCATCCGGCACCCGCACCACCTCCCGCGCCCAGCCGAACATCCTCGAAGACGTGCTCGGCTCGAAGGCGACCCGCTCCATCCTCACCAGCGTCGTCTCCGGCATCTTCGGCACCCGCCGCCGCCGCTGACCCCCGCCCCTCGCACCCCTCCCCCTCCCTCACCCAATCGAGTGGGCGGTTTGGGCCCCAAAATCCGGCAGGAAGGGCCCAAAACGCCCACTCGATGGAATGCGCGGGGAGGGAGGGGGGCGCGGGGCGCGGGTTGGGGCAGGGCGGGGGTCAGGCCACGACGCGGTCGGCGAAGCCGGCCTTCGCGGCACGCGCGACCGCGGCGGGGAGGGCCGCCACGAGCGCGTCGACGTCTGCGGCCGTCGAATCGTGGCCGAGCGTCATCCGGAGGGCGCCGCGCGCCTCCTGCTCGGGCACTCCCATGGCCGTCAGCACGTGCGACACCTCCGGCACCCCGGCCTGGCAGGCGGAGCCCGTCGAAACGGAGAAGCCGGCGACATCCAGAACGAACAGCAGCGAATCACCCTCGCAACCCGGGAAAGTGAAGTGCGCATTGCCCGGCAACCGTCCCTCTGGCGAAGGGTCACCGCGGAGCACTGCGGACGGCACAGCCGTGTGGATGCCCGCCACCAGCCGGTCGCGAAGCGCCCCCACGTGGGCAGCGAACGCGGGCAGCGCCGCAACGGCCTCGGTCGCAGCGGCGGCGAACGCGGCGGCGCCGGCGGCGTCCTGTGTGCCGGAGCGTCCGCGCTGCTGCCCGCCCCCGTGGATGAGCGGCACGACCTCGGCCGTGCGCGACAGGAGCAGCGCCCCCACGCCGACCGGCCCGCCGATCTTGTGCGCCGAGACGCTGAGCGCGGCGACGCCCAACGCGTCGAAGTCGATCGGCACATACCCGTAGGCCGACACGGCGTCGACGTGCACCGGAACCCCGTAGCGAGCGGCGACCGCCGCCAGCTCGGCCACCGGCTGGATCGTCCCCACCTCATTGTTCCCCCACAGGAACGTCACGAGCGCCACATCGTCAGCGCCCCGCCCTGCCGCGCCTTCGTGCGCGGCCAAGGGACCCATATCGCGGTTGCGAGTGCCCGTCAGCGCGATATCGGCCCCTTCGACGTCTTCGGCCGCAACGCTTCCCGGGGTCGTACCCGCGAGCGCCTCCTCGAGCACCTCGGGCGTGAGACGGCCGAACGCGTCGACGGGCAGCCATTCGACGACGGCGCCCTCATATTGCACGAGCCACTCGACCGCGTCGTTCGTCGCGTGGTGCTCCCCGCCCGGCACCAGCACGCGCGGAC
Above is a genomic segment from Subtercola boreus containing:
- a CDS encoding endonuclease/exonuclease/phosphatase family protein, translated to MSLLSSPPRTPSAPAGAFGAATDGSAGQRSRQQRLRRPALAVCVVLFSVLLAALFLFHRSVPDVAGVGLLVDSVSPWFGLFIPVLAALALASRYRRTLAGVLVPVVVWALLFGPGILPLQTDAAASTGTAATADTAATAGATTAELTVASQNIEASSGTGDISARALAATGADVIALEEMTTDDFDAISATLAAQYPYSYGVGTVGLWSTYPVVNAQPLTLGLGWNRALAADLQTPQGLVSIYVIHAASARPGDVSARDSMLEALAETLPNDENERVIAVGDFNAASTDRSLVGIDGQLAEPNQTDGMFGNTWPSNLPVTRLDHLFQRGMTPTSNTTFPAGASDHRAILTTLRL
- a CDS encoding cysteine desulfurase family protein, giving the protein MVVYLDHAATTPLTPTALAAYVGALGVVGNPSSIHSQGQQAKRMLEEAREAVATSLGAEPVEVVFTSGGTESINLGVKGLFWARQAGGARRPRVLVPGGEHHATNDAVEWLVQYEGAVVEWLPVDAFGRLTPEVLEEALAGTTPGSVAAEDVEGADIALTGTRNRDMGPLAAHEGAAGRGADDVALVTFLWGNNEVGTIQPVAELAAVAARYGVPVHVDAVSAYGYVPIDFDALGVAALSVSAHKIGGPVGVGALLLSRTAEVVPLIHGGGQQRGRSGTQDAAGAAAFAAAATEAVAALPAFAAHVGALRDRLVAGIHTAVPSAVLRGDPSPEGRLPGNAHFTFPGCEGDSLLFVLDVAGFSVSTGSACQAGVPEVSHVLTAMGVPEQEARGALRMTLGHDSTAADVDALVAALPAAVARAAKAGFADRVVA
- the mnmA gene encoding tRNA 2-thiouridine(34) synthase MnmA, with the protein product MKVLAAMSGGVDSAVAAARAVEAGHDVVGVHLALSRMPGTLRTGSRGCCTIEDSSDAQRAANIIGIPYYVWDFSERFKLDVVDDFIAEYEAGRTPNPCMRCNERIKFAALLEKALDLGFDAVATGHYATILTDADGNRELHRASAWAKDQSYVLGVLTAEQLAHSMFPLGATPSKALVRAEAAERGFSVANKPDSHDICFIPDGDTRGWLADKVGTQPGGEIVERDGTVVGSHDGARGFTVGQRRGLHLGSLAEDGRRRFVLEVKPATNTVVVGPKEALAIGEIAGSRFTWAGLAPEHPELAFECEVQIRAHADPVPATAQVVTAPVVMASGGLDGAGVPAGGSVDGIAGGAVDGARELVIRPHEPLVGVSPGQTAVVYIGTRVLGQTTIDRTVSAVPVGAVSAGRAPADAS
- a CDS encoding helicase HerA-like domain-containing protein; translated protein: MTDDALRIAQEEAAAAVEAARQAQEAAEAALKRAQDAQATAVANAAAAQAAAAQAAATASTTAVDAEPAPTVPASAAAASPTTSTTAPATGATPPAAPASPATSTSAATAATAGATPAIGPLDPAAVDTIRAGYAFTGPALEMGALVNGDALPGVQVRIPLAMTNRHGLVAGATGTGKTKTLQVLAEQLAAAGVPVFAADIKGDLSGIASAGASSPKLLERTGGIGQDWQPQATTTEFFSLGGIGRGVPIRATVAGFGPLLMSKVLGLNDTQESSLGLVFHYADTAGLPLLDLSDLRAVLSFLASDDGRKELVDLGGISPATVGVILRELITFADQGADVFFGETEIDTAEFLRTTADGRGIVSLLEVPGVADKPALFSTFLMWLLADLYNDLPEVGDLDKPKLVFFFDEAHLLFSGASKDFITSITQTVRLIRSKGVGIFFVTQTPKDVPGDVLAQLGSRIQHQLRAFTPDDAKSLRATVSTYPKSDYDLAEVLQNLATGEAIVTVMNERGAPSPVAWTRLRAPQGSMSPTPDDRIDAAVAASPLLPTYGPVIDRESAREILTAKLNAASDAAAAAAQAVADAKAAAEAAKQQAAAAKAQQKAASDAARAEAKAEADYERQLAKARAADAAADRERNRRASGTRTTSRAQPNILEDVLGSKATRSILTSVVSGIFGTRRRR